In Parasegetibacter sp. NRK P23, the genomic stretch CTCTGCAGGGGTTCATCCCAGGATCATGGGAATAGGCCCTGTGGCAGCTATCCCTAAGGCGCTCAGGCAGGCAGGACTGCAACAAAGCCAGATCGATCTCGTGGAACTCAATGAGGCTTTCGCTTCGCAGTCGCTGGCAGTAATACGAACGCTTGACCTCGACCCCTCCATCGTTAACATCAATGGAGGCGCCATTGCGCTCGGTCACCCATTGGGATGCACCGGTTGCAAACTGACTGTACAACTTACGCACGATCTGAAACGACTGAATAAAAAATATGGGATCGTTTCCGCTTGCGTTGGCGGAGGACAAGGCATCGCCGGCATTATAGAGAACATCAACTAGCTCACATATACGCGACACATGAGAAAACGGGAAACCAGTCTTCGGACTGGTTTCTCAATTTTTGGCCATTACTGAATTGATCTCAGCTTGTTGAACTTAAAAGACGGCGGTGCATTCAACCGCTGCACAATATCCCCTGTTTGGGTAGTATTTTTATCAATAGTGAATAGTTTTCTCCTATATTTGATCTAATATTTTAGCCGGATCTGTATAAAAGAATGAAGATCAATATTCTGATTACCGAAGACCACGAAATGTACCTGGAAGGACTGGCCCTGTTGCTGAACAAACAGGAGCACTTCTCCGTTTCCGGCACCTTCCACAATGGCACCCAATTGCTGGAGCACCTGCCGGATGAAAACGCGCACCTGCTGCTACTTGATGTACACCTCCCGGATATTGAAGCCGAAACTTTATTAAAGCAGATCCGCGTTAAGCAGCCCGACATACGCATTCTCTACCTCACCATGATGCGTGGCACCCGTAACGTTCACAAACTGATCAGGCATGGAATAGGAGGTTATATTTTAAAGAATGCCCCCATTGCTGAATTGTGCGAGGCCATTGCAACCGTTGCCAATGGCGGCAGCTATTTCAGCAAGGAAATAGACGTTTCCGACGGGAACGACGACTTCCGCCAAACCATCACGGTAAACGATGTGAAGATCGATGATATCCTCACCAAAAGGGAAATAGAAGTACTGAAGCTCGTTTGCAAAGAATACAGCAATTCAGAAATCGCCGACAAGCTCTTTCTGAGTGTAGGCACTGTTGAAACACACCGGAAAAACATCATCGCCAAACTAGGGGTAAACAACACCGTTGGACTGGTGAAATACGCACTCCGAAACAAGCTAATAGATTGATTGCAGCCTATGCTTACCTCCAGGTGGTTCATCGCCGTCCTTTTACTGATCGCCGCACAACAGAAGAGTCTGGCGCAGAAAGACACGGGGTACCTCAAAGCGCTGTACGACCGCGCACTGGATTTTGATGAGAGCAAACTGGACTCACTGTTATCCTGCGCAGATTATATCGAAAAAACAGGCGCCGAAATAAACTTCCCGGCAGCAAAGGTACTGGCCCTGCGGCTCAAAGGCATCTACCAGGAATATTCAGAAGAATACGATGAAGCCGCCAACAGCTACCTGCGCACACTCGAAGAATCCCGGAAACTCCAAAATACCGATTACGAAAGCGCCGCCCTCAGCGACCTGGCCATTCTCTACTCCAGACTGAAGCAACCCGTAAAGGCCATGGAGATGTACCGGAAAAGCCTGGATATCTCAAGGGCGCGGGGAGAACTTGGTGGTCTCATCACCGCTTACAGCAATATCGGCGCACTACACAACCAGGTGAACAGATACGACAGCGCCCTCCACTACCTTTCTTACGCGCAGGAACTTTCTCGTCAGGTGAATGGCTATATCGAATTGTCGACCCTTTACAACAACCTTGGGAACGTTCATTTCAAATCAGGCAACCTTGACTCAGCCCTGTACTATTTCAGAACGAACCTCTCCCAGCATATCCTGGAAAACGACGAAAGCGGCCTCTGGATCGACTACCTGAACATCGCGGATGTATTCATCGAAAAGGAACAGTTCGACTCCGCGCTTCATTACGCGAACAACTCCCTGAAAATGGCGATCACACTCCATTCCAGGACAAAAGAAGCCGACAGCTACGCCATCCTCGCCAAATACTACGAAAGGAAACACAGTTACCCCGAAGCTTTTACCTACCTCCAGAAATGGTACAGCCTTGATACGGCCCTCGTGAACAGTGAAACCAACCGCAGGATAGCCGATCTCCAGGAAAAATACAATGCGCAGAAAAGAGAAAACGACAACCGCAAACTGACCGCCGACCTCTTCGTTAATAAACAAAGGCAACGTTACATCTGGCTGCTGGCCTTCGCTTTCCTGCTCATTGCCGTGGTGGCCGGCTTTGCCTTCATCACCAAAAGAAGGGCCAACAAGCACCTCGCCCGCACCAATGCGCTTATCCTCGAAAAAAACGAAAAACTCGCCATCCTGAACCAGGAAAAAAACGCGCTCATCAGCATCGTTTCGCACGACCTGAGCAGTCCGTTCGTAAACGTGATGATGTGGGGACAACTACTTCAGATCAACGCAGAAAATCTGACGGAGGAGCAACACACCGCGGTAAAGCGCATCCTCACCTCCGCCGCAAAAGGCGAACAACTGATCCGAAACATCCTTGACGTGGAAAAAGCGGAAACCAACGGCCATCTCCTGCACCTAGAAAAGAACGATATGGAACAGGTGCTGCTGAAAGTACTGGAAGAATACAAAGCCAGGGCGGAAAAAAAGAATATCTCACTGGTGTTCACCCGGTCGGGCAATGATTTCTCCTTACTTACCGACGCGTATCTTGTCACCAGGATCATGGAGAACCTTTTGTCGAACGCGATCAAATTCAGTAACCCTGACACTTCAGTGAAGATACACCTGGAAAAAACGGAAAATGATCGTGTGCGCATCACCGTTGAAGATGAAGGTGTGGGCATTCCGGAGGAAGAGCTGCCTTATCTGTTCACCAAATACAGCCGCATTTCCTCTACGCCAACCGGTGGGGAGCACTCAACCGGCCTGGGGCTTTCCATTGTAAAAAGATTGGTGGAAGAACTCAACGGTACCATCAGCTGCACCAGCAAAGAAGGCGCTGGCACAGCATTTCACGTCACTTTATAACCAGGAAGTTAGAACGGTGTTTCTTCATCCAGGTCCAGGTCGTTCATCTTACTGCCTTTCTGGATGAATAATTTCGCATCGGCGCCATCTCCGTCCTTAACTGGTTTCCAGGAGCCGCTGGTGGTAAAATCATTGAAGCTGTCCTGCTCCATTTCAACGAACTTCTGAATATTAAGGTGTGCCCGTAATTTCACCGTATCAAGAGAACCGTTCCTGTGTTTCGCGATCTTGATGTGCGTTTCCCCCCGGTTGTCTTCTCCCATTTCATTCGCGGTGATATCATAGTATTCGGGGCGGTAGATGAACATGACCATATCGGCATCCTGTTCGATGGCGCCCGATTCCCGGAGGTCACTCAACTGTGGTATTTTTTGTCCGTCTTTTCTGGATTCCACGGCCCGGCTCAACTGGGACAGCGCCAGCACGGGCACATCCAGTTCTTTGGCCAGTTGCTTCAGCGAGCGTGATATCTGGCTGATCTCCTGTTCACGGTTGGTATTTTTTCCTTCCCCGCTGCTGCTCATCAACTGCAGGTAGTCGATGATGATCATGCCAAGGTTCTCTTTGTTCTTCAAGCGGCGGCATTTTGCGCGCAGTTCGAAGATATTGAGCGACGCGGTATCATCGATAAAAATCGGGGCCTGTGCTAGACGTTGAATGCCTTTCGCATACAACTGTTTCATTTCATGGTCCTCCATTTTACCGCGGGAGATTTTTTCGAGCAGAATCTCACTTTCCGCGGAGAGAATCCTTGATACCAACTGCGCGGCGCTCATCTCCAGACTGAACAACGCCACCGCGGTTGGCCTGGTGGGGTGCAACGCCGCGTTACGTGCCAGGTTAAGGGCGAAAGCGGTTTTACCCACGGCGGGACGGGCGGCGAGGATGATCAGGTCCGATTTCTGCCAGCCATAGGTCAGCTTATCCAGGCTTGGGAACCCGGACGGTACACCGGTGATCTCTTCCTGCCTGCTGCGCAG encodes the following:
- a CDS encoding response regulator transcription factor codes for the protein MKINILITEDHEMYLEGLALLLNKQEHFSVSGTFHNGTQLLEHLPDENAHLLLLDVHLPDIEAETLLKQIRVKQPDIRILYLTMMRGTRNVHKLIRHGIGGYILKNAPIAELCEAIATVANGGSYFSKEIDVSDGNDDFRQTITVNDVKIDDILTKREIEVLKLVCKEYSNSEIADKLFLSVGTVETHRKNIIAKLGVNNTVGLVKYALRNKLID
- the dnaB gene encoding replicative DNA helicase, which translates into the protein MDLTNLNKDRKARRKSSVDVSTMVYGKVPPQAKDLEEAVLGAVMLEKSAFDTVIEILKSECFYVEAHQRIFKAMQSLAAKSMPIDILTVVEELRKKEELEMVGGPYFVTRLTNAVVSAANIETHARIILQKFIQRELIRVSGEIIADAYEDSTDVFDLLDDAEGKLFHITNNHLRKEFNKIDSVLVKAVQRIEDLRSRQEEITGVPSGFPSLDKLTYGWQKSDLIILAARPAVGKTAFALNLARNAALHPTRPTAVALFSLEMSAAQLVSRILSAESEILLEKISRGKMEDHEMKQLYAKGIQRLAQAPIFIDDTASLNIFELRAKCRRLKNKENLGMIIIDYLQLMSSSGEGKNTNREQEISQISRSLKQLAKELDVPVLALSQLSRAVESRKDGQKIPQLSDLRESGAIEQDADMVMFIYRPEYYDITANEMGEDNRGETHIKIAKHRNGSLDTVKLRAHLNIQKFVEMEQDSFNDFTTSGSWKPVKDGDGADAKLFIQKGSKMNDLDLDEETPF
- a CDS encoding ATP-binding protein, with the protein product MLTSRWFIAVLLLIAAQQKSLAQKDTGYLKALYDRALDFDESKLDSLLSCADYIEKTGAEINFPAAKVLALRLKGIYQEYSEEYDEAANSYLRTLEESRKLQNTDYESAALSDLAILYSRLKQPVKAMEMYRKSLDISRARGELGGLITAYSNIGALHNQVNRYDSALHYLSYAQELSRQVNGYIELSTLYNNLGNVHFKSGNLDSALYYFRTNLSQHILENDESGLWIDYLNIADVFIEKEQFDSALHYANNSLKMAITLHSRTKEADSYAILAKYYERKHSYPEAFTYLQKWYSLDTALVNSETNRRIADLQEKYNAQKRENDNRKLTADLFVNKQRQRYIWLLAFAFLLIAVVAGFAFITKRRANKHLARTNALILEKNEKLAILNQEKNALISIVSHDLSSPFVNVMMWGQLLQINAENLTEEQHTAVKRILTSAAKGEQLIRNILDVEKAETNGHLLHLEKNDMEQVLLKVLEEYKARAEKKNISLVFTRSGNDFSLLTDAYLVTRIMENLLSNAIKFSNPDTSVKIHLEKTENDRVRITVEDEGVGIPEEELPYLFTKYSRISSTPTGGEHSTGLGLSIVKRLVEELNGTISCTSKEGAGTAFHVTL